A stretch of the Vidua chalybeata isolate OUT-0048 chromosome Z, bVidCha1 merged haplotype, whole genome shotgun sequence genome encodes the following:
- the TTC39B gene encoding tetratricopeptide repeat protein 39B isoform X1: MASVGNGTEESGGGGEEENFEDAYENIPVASKMDLKCALEECSMALNLFLNNKFSKALELLRPWSKDSMYHALGYSTILVMQAAMTFEQQDIQVGISAMKDALQTCQRFRKRSTVVESLSSLVSKQTVDQLSEEEMHAEICYAECLLQKAALTFVQDENMINFIKGGLKIRTSYQIYKECHQVLQATQGNKSKNETYYQFEGGVKLGIGAFNLMLSLLPGRILRLLEFIGFSGNRELGLCQLREGASGSSLRAILCTFTLLVYHTYISLILGTGEGNLQEADSLLEPYLQKFPNGSIILFYTARIDILKGNFEKAQLRFQDCIAAQQEWKQIHHLCYWELMWCYTFQQDWLQAYQYADLLSKESRWSKAIYVFQKAAILCMLPEDDLKRTGEDIVSLFRQVDGLKQRIAGKSIPTEKFAVRKARRYACPQPVKLILPALEMMYVWNGFAIVGKRADLTENLLVTIEKEETALQNETNHNEYYVDDVCMLQLLKGLCLKHLGRLMQAELCFSKVIQSEKQIKYDSYLVPFTLYELGLLYKQQDEREKAIRYIETAKNNYKEYSMESRLHFRIHAALDSLKVSPASTP, translated from the exons GGCATCCAAGATGGATCTCAAGTGTGCTCTGGAAGAATGTTCAATGGCactgaatttatttctaaaCAATAAATTCTCTAAAGCGCTGGAACTACTTCGTCCATG GTCCAAAGATAGTATGTACCACGCACTTGGATACAGCACTATTTTAGTTATGCAAGCTGCCATGACCTTTGAACAGCAGGATATACAAGTGGGAATTTCTGCAATGAAGGATGCTTTGCAAACTTGTCAAAG ATTCAGGAAAAGAAGCACAGTGGTGGAATCTTTGTCCAGTCTAGTTTCTAAACAGACAGTGGATCAGTTGAGTGAAG AGGAAATGCATGCTGAAATCTGCTATGCTGAATGCTTATTACAGAAAGCAGCTCTCACCTTTGTTCAG GACGAAAATATGATCAACTTTATCAAAGGTGGCCTGAAAATTAGAACAAGTTACCAAATATACAA GGAATGTCATCAGGTGCTACAGGCAACTCAGgggaacaaaagcaaaaatgaaacgTACTACCAGTTTGAAGGAGGAGTAAAACTTGGAATTGGAGCATTCAACTTG atgCTGTCACTTTTACCAGGAAGGATCCTCCGACTTTTAGAATTTATTGGATTTTCTGGCAATAGG GAGTTGGGCCTCTGCCAACTACGGGAAGGCGCATCTGGCAGCAGTTTGAGGGCCATTCTGTGTACTTTCACCCTGTTGGTTTATCATACTTACATCTCCTTAATCCTTG GTACAGGGGAAGGCAACCTTCAGGAAGCAGACAGTCTCCTCGAACCCTACCTCCAGAAATTTCCAAAT GGTTCCATTATTCTATTTTATACTGCCAGAATAGATATACtgaaaggaaattttgaaaag GCACAATTGAGATTCCAAGACTGCATAGCAGCCCAGCAAGAGTGGAAACAGATTCATCATCTCTGTTACTGGGAACTGATGTGGTGCTACACCTTCCAGCAGGACTGGCTTCAAGCATATCAGTATGCAGACCTGCTCAGCAAAGAGAGCAGGTGGTCTAAG GCAATATATGTATTCCAGAAGGCAGCAATTCTGTGTATGCTTCCAGAGGATGATTTGAAGAGGACTGGTGAGGACATAGTGTCTTTATTCAG ACAAGTGGATGGTCTAAAACAGAGAATTGCAGGAAAATCTATCCCGACTGAGAAGTTTGCAGTAAGGAAAGCTCGACGCTATGCATGTCCTCAACCAGTGAAGCTGATCTTACCTGCCTTG gaAATGATGTATGTCTGGAATGGATTTGCAATTGTGGGCAAAAGAGCAGACCTCACTGAAAACTTACTCGTAACaattgaaaaagaagaaactgctCTACAAAATGAAACTA ATCACAATGAATACTATGTGGATGATGTGTGCATGTTGCAGCTACTGAAAGGCCTCTGTCTGAAACACTTGGGAAGACTCATGCAAGCTGAATTATGTTTCAGTAAAGTAATTCAAAG tgagaagcaaataaaatatgaCAGTTACTTGGTGCCATTCACACTGTATGAATTGGGTCTTCTGTACAAACAACAggatgagagagaaaaagcaataaGATACATAGAAACTGCAAA AAACAACTACAAGGAATACTCTATGGAGTCCAGGCTGCACTTCAGAATTCATGCAGCACTTGACAGCTTGAAGGTGTCACCTGCTTCAACACCATGA
- the TTC39B gene encoding tetratricopeptide repeat protein 39B isoform X2 produces MDLKCALEECSMALNLFLNNKFSKALELLRPWSKDSMYHALGYSTILVMQAAMTFEQQDIQVGISAMKDALQTCQRFRKRSTVVESLSSLVSKQTVDQLSEEEMHAEICYAECLLQKAALTFVQDENMINFIKGGLKIRTSYQIYKECHQVLQATQGNKSKNETYYQFEGGVKLGIGAFNLMLSLLPGRILRLLEFIGFSGNRELGLCQLREGASGSSLRAILCTFTLLVYHTYISLILGTGEGNLQEADSLLEPYLQKFPNGSIILFYTARIDILKGNFEKAQLRFQDCIAAQQEWKQIHHLCYWELMWCYTFQQDWLQAYQYADLLSKESRWSKAIYVFQKAAILCMLPEDDLKRTGEDIVSLFRQVDGLKQRIAGKSIPTEKFAVRKARRYACPQPVKLILPALEMMYVWNGFAIVGKRADLTENLLVTIEKEETALQNETNHNEYYVDDVCMLQLLKGLCLKHLGRLMQAELCFSKVIQSEKQIKYDSYLVPFTLYELGLLYKQQDEREKAIRYIETAKNNYKEYSMESRLHFRIHAALDSLKVSPASTP; encoded by the exons ATGGATCTCAAGTGTGCTCTGGAAGAATGTTCAATGGCactgaatttatttctaaaCAATAAATTCTCTAAAGCGCTGGAACTACTTCGTCCATG GTCCAAAGATAGTATGTACCACGCACTTGGATACAGCACTATTTTAGTTATGCAAGCTGCCATGACCTTTGAACAGCAGGATATACAAGTGGGAATTTCTGCAATGAAGGATGCTTTGCAAACTTGTCAAAG ATTCAGGAAAAGAAGCACAGTGGTGGAATCTTTGTCCAGTCTAGTTTCTAAACAGACAGTGGATCAGTTGAGTGAAG AGGAAATGCATGCTGAAATCTGCTATGCTGAATGCTTATTACAGAAAGCAGCTCTCACCTTTGTTCAG GACGAAAATATGATCAACTTTATCAAAGGTGGCCTGAAAATTAGAACAAGTTACCAAATATACAA GGAATGTCATCAGGTGCTACAGGCAACTCAGgggaacaaaagcaaaaatgaaacgTACTACCAGTTTGAAGGAGGAGTAAAACTTGGAATTGGAGCATTCAACTTG atgCTGTCACTTTTACCAGGAAGGATCCTCCGACTTTTAGAATTTATTGGATTTTCTGGCAATAGG GAGTTGGGCCTCTGCCAACTACGGGAAGGCGCATCTGGCAGCAGTTTGAGGGCCATTCTGTGTACTTTCACCCTGTTGGTTTATCATACTTACATCTCCTTAATCCTTG GTACAGGGGAAGGCAACCTTCAGGAAGCAGACAGTCTCCTCGAACCCTACCTCCAGAAATTTCCAAAT GGTTCCATTATTCTATTTTATACTGCCAGAATAGATATACtgaaaggaaattttgaaaag GCACAATTGAGATTCCAAGACTGCATAGCAGCCCAGCAAGAGTGGAAACAGATTCATCATCTCTGTTACTGGGAACTGATGTGGTGCTACACCTTCCAGCAGGACTGGCTTCAAGCATATCAGTATGCAGACCTGCTCAGCAAAGAGAGCAGGTGGTCTAAG GCAATATATGTATTCCAGAAGGCAGCAATTCTGTGTATGCTTCCAGAGGATGATTTGAAGAGGACTGGTGAGGACATAGTGTCTTTATTCAG ACAAGTGGATGGTCTAAAACAGAGAATTGCAGGAAAATCTATCCCGACTGAGAAGTTTGCAGTAAGGAAAGCTCGACGCTATGCATGTCCTCAACCAGTGAAGCTGATCTTACCTGCCTTG gaAATGATGTATGTCTGGAATGGATTTGCAATTGTGGGCAAAAGAGCAGACCTCACTGAAAACTTACTCGTAACaattgaaaaagaagaaactgctCTACAAAATGAAACTA ATCACAATGAATACTATGTGGATGATGTGTGCATGTTGCAGCTACTGAAAGGCCTCTGTCTGAAACACTTGGGAAGACTCATGCAAGCTGAATTATGTTTCAGTAAAGTAATTCAAAG tgagaagcaaataaaatatgaCAGTTACTTGGTGCCATTCACACTGTATGAATTGGGTCTTCTGTACAAACAACAggatgagagagaaaaagcaataaGATACATAGAAACTGCAAA AAACAACTACAAGGAATACTCTATGGAGTCCAGGCTGCACTTCAGAATTCATGCAGCACTTGACAGCTTGAAGGTGTCACCTGCTTCAACACCATGA